Proteins encoded in a region of the Oscillospiraceae bacterium MB24-C1 genome:
- a CDS encoding AMP-binding protein, protein MSNGWIGNYSYFRARLDATRIAVTDLDTDKNYTYGDLESRANRLAHCLKQRFGVNKGDRVAIISRNRVELIDAYYATGKLGAILVPYNARLSAQELTALITSEGPKVLMYEDAFSQTAAHLQANTEVAHFVVLGQNECQGHPAYDALLKQYGDSFICCETLELEDIHLIIHTGGTTGLPKGGMISHRSEIFNSFNEICTWGLRFDDSAVIVLPLFHTGGWNLLTLPLLHAGGRLYISTGFDPKKTLEVIEKEKTTCLFGAATIFRMMVEQPDFAASDLSSLRWIMAGAAPTPLNIMQAFWDKGIKFILGYGMTEAGPNNLSTPAQFVSQSVVEQKFASVGKPMYLSLVKLVDDDGNEITTPDTPGELLWSGPQIFSGYWHNESETKATLVDGWVHTGDMATVDADGFYYIVGRKKNMFISGGENVFPPEVESALYDIEAIRECCVFGVPDEKWGEAGKAVVSLKPGMTITKQEILNKLNTKLARYKIPKYITFVDDVPKNNVGKIVVKQITDLYGEAKD, encoded by the coding sequence ATGAGCAATGGTTGGATCGGAAATTATTCCTATTTCAGAGCACGTCTAGACGCCACCCGCATTGCGGTGACCGATCTGGATACAGATAAGAATTATACATACGGCGATCTGGAGTCGCGCGCCAACCGCCTAGCGCACTGCTTAAAGCAACGTTTTGGCGTCAACAAGGGTGACCGGGTCGCGATTATCTCGCGCAACCGCGTAGAGCTGATCGACGCTTATTACGCCACCGGCAAGCTCGGGGCTATACTGGTCCCTTATAACGCCAGATTGTCGGCACAGGAACTGACAGCACTGATCACGTCCGAAGGGCCAAAGGTGCTGATGTATGAGGATGCCTTTTCGCAGACGGCCGCACATCTTCAGGCGAATACGGAGGTTGCACATTTTGTGGTGCTGGGCCAAAACGAGTGCCAGGGACACCCGGCCTACGACGCACTGCTCAAACAATATGGCGACAGCTTTATCTGCTGCGAAACGCTGGAACTTGAGGACATCCACCTCATCATCCACACTGGCGGCACGACGGGGCTACCCAAAGGCGGCATGATTTCACACCGAAGCGAGATATTTAACAGCTTTAATGAGATCTGCACTTGGGGTCTGCGCTTTGATGATAGCGCGGTCATCGTGCTTCCACTGTTTCACACCGGCGGTTGGAACCTCTTGACGCTGCCGCTGTTGCATGCGGGCGGCAGGCTCTATATAAGCACTGGTTTTGACCCCAAGAAAACGCTTGAGGTCATTGAAAAGGAGAAAACGACCTGCCTGTTTGGAGCGGCAACGATATTCCGTATGATGGTCGAGCAACCCGACTTTGCCGCCAGCGATCTTTCGAGTTTGCGTTGGATAATGGCGGGCGCTGCCCCTACCCCGCTGAATATCATGCAGGCGTTTTGGGATAAGGGCATCAAGTTCATCCTCGGATATGGCATGACCGAGGCAGGACCCAACAACCTCTCTACCCCTGCGCAGTTTGTGTCGCAATCTGTCGTCGAGCAGAAGTTCGCCTCGGTCGGCAAGCCCATGTATCTCTCTTTGGTCAAGCTTGTTGACGACGACGGAAACGAGATTACAACTCCCGACACCCCCGGCGAGCTTTTGTGGAGCGGCCCGCAGATTTTCTCTGGCTATTGGCACAACGAAAGCGAAACGAAAGCCACGTTGGTCGATGGCTGGGTACACACCGGTGACATGGCAACGGTGGACGCCGACGGCTTCTATTACATTGTAGGTAGAAAGAAGAACATGTTCATTTCCGGCGGCGAAAATGTGTTCCCCCCCGAGGTTGAAAGCGCTCTTTATGACATCGAAGCCATTCGGGAATGCTGCGTATTTGGCGTGCCGGATGAAAAATGGGGCGAGGCCGGCAAGGCTGTCGTATCCCTAAAGCCGGGCATGACCATTACCAAACAGGAAATTTTAAATAAGCTAAACACTAAGCTTGCCCGATATAAAATCCCCAAGTACATCACATTTGTAGACGACGTGCCCAAAAATAACGTGGGCAAAATCGTTGTTAAACAGATCACCGACCTGTACGGTGAAGCAAAAGACTAA
- a CDS encoding flavodoxin family protein — protein sequence MKVLAICASPRENGNTEHYLNVALQQATHLGAETELVWLGDKSLKGCRGCYGCVTAKACVIEDDFQDIFKKICEADAILLGSPVYHASITSELKAILDRTGFSGRWAVNDMKAKGDSYAWKGSVLSGKVVAPVTVARRAGQNFAFAQILLWATCNDCIVVGNTYWNVGVAGKGGAKDALEDSEGVGIMQGLAQRVVQTVSALQQAAQNV from the coding sequence ATGAAAGTACTTGCAATTTGTGCCAGTCCCCGTGAAAACGGGAACACCGAACATTACTTAAATGTCGCCCTACAACAGGCGACTCATCTCGGGGCCGAAACCGAGCTTGTCTGGCTGGGTGATAAATCGCTCAAGGGATGTCGGGGCTGCTATGGCTGCGTTACGGCTAAAGCCTGCGTTATTGAAGACGATTTTCAAGATATTTTTAAAAAAATTTGTGAGGCAGATGCCATTTTACTCGGTTCTCCGGTATATCACGCCTCTATCACCAGCGAACTCAAAGCAATACTGGATCGCACTGGTTTCTCCGGCCGCTGGGCGGTCAACGACATGAAAGCCAAGGGCGACAGCTATGCCTGGAAGGGCAGCGTTCTTTCAGGCAAGGTGGTGGCACCGGTGACAGTTGCACGCCGTGCCGGACAGAACTTTGCTTTTGCGCAAATTCTGCTGTGGGCAACCTGCAACGACTGCATAGTCGTGGGCAACACCTATTGGAATGTCGGCGTCGCCGGAAAGGGCGGCGCAAAGGATGCCCTTGAAGATTCCGAAGGTGTTGGCATCATGCAGGGACTGGCCCAGCGCGTGGTACAGACTGTGTCCGCACTCCAACAGGCAGCGCAGAACGTATAA
- a CDS encoding ester cyclase, producing the protein MEVKEKVKYFYEHIVSNHLLDELPKYISEKCAIRVGETLVPVGIDGMKQHLIDVRKTHPDLKMTIIRQYCDSGYVISEFIAEGTHKGEWLGMKPTGKKLSFTGVDIDKIEDGKIIEHGGAMNTFEPLFAAGIIKPTP; encoded by the coding sequence ATGGAAGTTAAAGAAAAAGTCAAGTATTTTTATGAACACATTGTTTCTAATCACCTGCTGGATGAGCTTCCAAAATATATCTCAGAAAAATGCGCTATAAGAGTGGGGGAGACCCTTGTTCCTGTTGGCATTGACGGCATGAAGCAGCATCTTATAGATGTCAGAAAAACCCATCCAGATTTAAAGATGACCATCATCCGTCAGTATTGCGACAGCGGATATGTTATATCCGAATTTATTGCGGAAGGAACGCACAAAGGCGAATGGCTAGGCATGAAGCCTACAGGGAAAAAATTATCATTTACAGGCGTTGATATTGATAAAATAGAAGATGGGAAAATAATAGAACACGGCGGGGCTATGAATACATTTGAGCCGTTGTTTGCAGCAGGAATTATCAAACCGACCCCGTAA
- a CDS encoding TetR/AcrR family transcriptional regulator: protein MHDPSESTLVNQPKTNRGQETLNRICSAAEEIFFEKGYYQTGINDITGLANVSAGTFYIYFESKQNLYEYLLRQYSHTIRLHISQAIAGCKTRREAEREGLRAWLNFIAEHKYVFNITWESLFIDKRLFDEYYSTFARSYIKHLNNAKLTGEVKDIDPEVLSFALMGLANFIGMHWIMFKEERDIDYIVNEAMKMLDGMFN from the coding sequence ATGCACGACCCGTCAGAATCCACGTTGGTCAACCAGCCAAAAACCAACCGCGGGCAAGAAACATTGAACCGCATCTGTAGCGCCGCGGAGGAGATTTTTTTTGAAAAAGGCTATTATCAAACGGGTATCAATGATATAACCGGACTTGCGAATGTGAGTGCCGGCACCTTTTACATCTATTTTGAAAGCAAGCAAAATCTTTATGAATACCTTCTGCGGCAGTATAGCCACACGATCAGACTGCATATCAGTCAGGCGATTGCGGGCTGTAAAACAAGGCGCGAAGCCGAGCGCGAAGGCCTGCGCGCGTGGCTAAATTTTATCGCTGAACATAAATATGTGTTTAACATCACATGGGAATCGTTGTTTATCGACAAAAGGTTATTTGACGAATATTATTCAACCTTTGCCCGTTCGTATATCAAGCATCTGAACAACGCCAAACTGACCGGCGAAGTGAAGGATATCGACCCCGAGGTTTTAAGCTTCGCGCTGATGGGGCTGGCAAACTTCATTGGCATGCACTGGATCATGTTTAAAGAGGAGCGCGACATCGACTATATTGTGAATGAGGCGATGAAGATGCTTGATGGTATGTTCAATTAA
- a CDS encoding ABC-F family ATP-binding cassette domain-containing protein — translation MLLSAEHISKNYATKQLLQDASLYLNERDRIGIVGINGTGKSTLLKIIAGIEQPDAGIVSINPNLKIAFLSQNPAMEDDFTVIEQVAETVAPQFGDINDYEMKAMLARLGITDFDAKIGTLSGGQRKRVALAATLLCPAEILILDEPTNHLDSDMVIWLEQRLSRFTGGLIMITHDRYFLERVATRIVELSHGTLYTYEANYSKFLELKAQRAEMTQASERKRQSILRREYQWIMRGARARGTKSRDRIERYDALMAQSAPVSDDTVQMATVSSRLGKKLIALEGVCKNFDGRPVIDDFSYSIQKNDRIGIVGKNGAGKSTLLNLIAGHLTPDNGTVETGSTVRIGYFTQEGREMNPDQRVFDFISEIAGEVRTDESTFSASQMLERFLFTADLQYSTIGKLSGGERRRLYLLSILIAAPNILLLDEPTNDLDIETLAILEDYLESFPGAVIAVSHDRYFLDKVAASIFEVTGDGKVACYTGNYSDYAEKRPSEQPPEVKKDASPGEVKSPPKESAPKPRKLKFSFKEQQEFNTIDDDIAALETQIAACAQDIAQASSDYVQLQELTVQMDTLKDELELKTERWVYLNELAEKINAQAQ, via the coding sequence ATGCTATTATCCGCCGAACACATCTCTAAAAATTATGCGACTAAGCAGCTTTTGCAGGATGCCTCGCTCTATCTAAACGAAAGGGACCGTATCGGTATTGTCGGTATCAACGGAACCGGCAAAAGCACCCTGTTAAAAATCATTGCGGGTATCGAGCAACCTGACGCGGGCATCGTCTCAATAAACCCGAACCTTAAAATCGCCTTTCTGTCTCAAAATCCGGCAATGGAAGACGACTTCACCGTTATTGAACAGGTAGCTGAAACGGTCGCACCGCAGTTTGGCGATATCAACGACTATGAGATGAAAGCCATGCTGGCGCGGCTGGGCATTACCGACTTTGACGCCAAGATTGGAACACTTTCGGGCGGGCAGCGCAAGCGTGTGGCACTAGCCGCCACGCTGTTATGTCCGGCTGAGATTCTTATTTTGGACGAGCCGACCAACCATTTGGACAGCGATATGGTCATCTGGCTGGAGCAGCGCTTGAGCCGCTTTACCGGCGGACTGATCATGATCACGCACGATCGCTATTTTCTTGAGCGAGTTGCAACCCGCATTGTTGAGCTGTCACACGGTACGCTTTATACCTACGAGGCCAACTATTCCAAGTTTCTTGAGTTAAAAGCGCAGCGCGCTGAAATGACACAGGCCAGCGAGCGTAAGCGTCAGTCTATTTTGCGCCGCGAATACCAGTGGATTATGCGCGGTGCCAGAGCACGCGGCACCAAGAGCCGCGACCGAATTGAGCGTTATGACGCGCTCATGGCTCAGTCGGCGCCCGTAAGCGATGATACGGTGCAGATGGCAACTGTTTCAAGCCGTCTGGGCAAGAAACTAATCGCACTGGAAGGGGTTTGCAAAAACTTTGACGGCCGCCCTGTAATTGATGATTTTTCTTACAGCATTCAAAAAAACGACCGCATCGGCATTGTGGGTAAAAACGGTGCGGGCAAATCGACACTGTTAAACCTAATCGCGGGGCATTTGACGCCTGACAACGGCACGGTGGAGACCGGCTCGACAGTGCGAATCGGCTATTTTACACAGGAAGGCCGTGAGATGAACCCGGACCAACGGGTGTTTGATTTTATCAGTGAGATCGCGGGCGAGGTTCGGACCGACGAGAGCACCTTTTCTGCCTCGCAAATGCTGGAACGGTTTCTATTTACAGCCGATCTGCAATACTCCACCATCGGTAAGCTCAGTGGCGGTGAGCGCAGGCGCCTCTATCTTTTGAGCATCCTCATCGCGGCACCAAATATTTTGCTGCTCGACGAGCCTACCAACGACTTGGACATTGAAACACTGGCAATTCTGGAGGATTATCTCGAATCCTTCCCCGGCGCGGTCATTGCAGTTTCACATGATCGCTATTTTCTCGACAAGGTAGCCGCCTCAATTTTCGAAGTGACCGGAGACGGCAAAGTGGCCTGTTATACTGGCAATTACAGCGACTACGCCGAAAAAAGGCCCTCTGAGCAGCCGCCAGAGGTTAAAAAAGACGCGTCCCCCGGTGAGGTCAAATCGCCCCCGAAAGAATCTGCCCCAAAACCGCGAAAATTGAAGTTTTCGTTTAAAGAGCAGCAGGAATTTAATACGATTGACGACGACATTGCCGCACTTGAAACCCAAATTGCGGCCTGTGCGCAAGACATTGCACAGGCTTCAAGCGATTATGTCCAGTTACAGGAGCTCACGGTACAGATGGACACGTTAAAGGATGAGCTAGAGCTAAAAACCGAACGTTGGGTCTATCTCAATGAGCTTGCCGAAAAAATCAACGCGCAGGCGCAGTAG